One genomic segment of Geothermobacter hydrogeniphilus includes these proteins:
- a CDS encoding gamma-glutamylcyclotransferase family protein gives MLYFAYGSNMATARLRQRIPSAHRIGVARLDGYRLVFQVASTKDGSGKCDACPATASDQLFGVLFRIEPAAKTILDHYEGVGIEYRDTWLTVKPEQGNQVKALIYLGINIDRNLRPYPWYREHVLRGAIENRLPEDYIAAIQAVPTMDDPDPERATRELSIYPN, from the coding sequence ATGCTCTACTTCGCCTACGGCTCCAACATGGCAACCGCCCGCCTGCGGCAGCGAATCCCTTCGGCACACCGGATTGGGGTCGCCCGACTTGACGGCTACCGACTGGTCTTCCAGGTCGCCAGCACCAAGGATGGCTCGGGAAAATGCGATGCCTGCCCGGCAACAGCATCTGATCAACTGTTCGGCGTCCTGTTCCGTATCGAACCGGCCGCCAAGACAATCCTTGATCACTACGAAGGCGTCGGTATCGAATACCGCGACACCTGGCTGACGGTCAAACCCGAGCAGGGCAACCAGGTTAAAGCCCTGATCTACCTCGGCATCAATATTGACCGCAATCTCCGCCCCTATCCCTGGTACCGGGAACATGTCCTGCGCGGCGCCATCGAGAACCGGCTGCCGGAAGATTACATCGCCGCCATCCAGGCCGTTCCGACCATGGACGACCCCGACCCGGAACGGGCAACCCGGGAGCTGAGCATCTACCCCAACTGA
- a CDS encoding acyl-CoA thioesterase: MSTLQTEIEIRFSDLDAYGHVNNATFFTYLETARVKLFQERFADLMQRGILFLVVEASCRYLKPIGLNDRLLIDIRTEKIGRSSFTLGYRMHNGADTTFAQAQTVMVCFDQKRQKPTELPEDFRLDLNSATESSPVPE; the protein is encoded by the coding sequence ATGAGTACACTGCAAACCGAAATCGAAATCCGCTTTTCCGACCTGGATGCCTACGGGCATGTCAACAATGCCACCTTTTTCACCTACCTGGAAACCGCCAGGGTCAAGCTGTTCCAGGAGCGCTTCGCCGATCTGATGCAGCGCGGCATCCTTTTCCTGGTCGTCGAAGCAAGTTGCCGCTATCTGAAGCCAATCGGCCTCAATGACCGCCTGCTGATCGATATTCGGACTGAAAAAATCGGCCGCAGCAGCTTCACTCTCGGCTATCGGATGCACAATGGCGCAGACACGACCTTTGCACAGGCACAGACAGTCATGGTCTGCTTCGACCAGAAACGGCAGAAGCCAACCGAACTCCCGGAGGATTTTCGCCTGGACCTCAATTCCGCAACTGAGTCGTCTCCGGTGCCGGAATGA